The following coding sequences lie in one Euhalothece natronophila Z-M001 genomic window:
- the recG gene encoding ATP-dependent DNA helicase RecG yields MTDDNTFDWERLHKALAVEAKNGYSDIVGNQYRFSEFFCLTFGKVPPQTTLEQEKRWRNLAIEFSNYGEKTVTERQQLIVKASRLLKEVQEGKTDTPTSERKPLATKSPVANSQANLDLDQPLRDVPGIGRSRSNSLYRLGLETVRDVLFYYPREHIDYAQQVNIADLVEGETVTIVGTVKSCNCFTSPKNKKLTILQLVIKDRTGEVKLSRFFAGTRFAHRGWQEKQKRLYPRSAIVAASGLVKKNKYGITLDNPEIELLDSPGGEIESVNIGRVLPVYPLTEGVSADVIRKAVITVLPAAKKLQDPLPTPLREQYGFPTLSEAVTNLHFPPDHDTLAHARRRLIFDEFFFLQLGFLTRRQQQKETQQSAILNPTGKLIDQFKQFLPFSLTNAQQRVVSDILQDLNSETPMNRLVQGDVGSGKTVVAVFAILAAIQSGYQAALMAPTEVLAEQHYRKLVGWFNLLHLPVELLTGSTKTAKRREIHQQLETGELPLLVGTHALIQDTVNFQRLGLVVIDEQHRFGVQQRARLLDKGHSPHVLSMTATPIPRTLALTLHGDLDVSQIDELPPGRQEIQTTVLQGKERRQAYELIRREIAQGRQAYIVLPLVEESEKLDVRSAIEEQERLQESVFPEFNVGLLHGRMSSQEKDEALTAFRDNETQIIVSTTVIEVGVDVPNATVMLIENAERFGLSQLHQLRGRVGRGEEKSYCLLISGSKTDTAKQRLGVLEQSRDGFFISEMDMRFRGPGEVLGKRQSGLPDFALASLVEDQEVLVLAREAAEKLVFVDKSLEDYPLLEEELERRYRKLMGSTILA; encoded by the coding sequence ATGACAGATGACAATACTTTCGACTGGGAACGTCTCCATAAAGCCCTCGCCGTAGAAGCGAAAAATGGCTATTCTGATATTGTCGGAAACCAGTATCGCTTTAGTGAGTTTTTTTGTTTAACCTTTGGGAAAGTTCCCCCTCAAACGACCCTGGAACAGGAAAAGCGGTGGCGGAATTTAGCCATAGAATTTTCTAATTATGGAGAAAAAACAGTTACCGAACGACAGCAACTAATTGTCAAAGCCAGCCGTCTCCTTAAGGAAGTTCAAGAAGGGAAAACCGATACTCCTACTTCGGAACGAAAACCACTTGCCACAAAAAGTCCAGTTGCTAATTCCCAAGCCAACCTAGACTTAGATCAACCGCTACGAGATGTTCCTGGCATTGGGAGAAGTCGCAGTAATAGTTTATATCGTCTTGGTTTGGAAACAGTACGAGATGTTTTATTCTATTATCCCCGTGAACATATTGATTACGCCCAACAAGTTAATATTGCTGACTTAGTGGAAGGGGAAACAGTGACCATTGTTGGCACTGTCAAGAGTTGTAACTGCTTTACCAGCCCAAAAAATAAGAAACTCACAATTTTGCAACTGGTTATTAAAGACCGCACCGGAGAAGTTAAACTCAGTCGCTTTTTCGCTGGGACACGGTTTGCCCATCGCGGTTGGCAAGAGAAACAAAAACGATTATACCCGAGAAGCGCGATCGTGGCAGCGTCAGGATTGGTCAAAAAGAATAAATATGGCATTACCCTTGATAACCCAGAAATTGAACTCCTCGACTCTCCGGGGGGTGAAATTGAATCAGTGAATATTGGGCGAGTGTTACCCGTTTATCCCCTGACTGAGGGGGTATCTGCTGATGTCATTCGTAAAGCGGTCATTACTGTGTTACCCGCCGCGAAAAAGCTGCAAGACCCCTTACCAACCCCTCTCCGTGAACAATATGGCTTTCCCACCCTATCAGAAGCCGTCACTAACCTTCATTTTCCCCCTGACCATGATACGCTTGCCCACGCTAGACGCAGACTAATTTTTGATGAATTTTTCTTCTTACAACTGGGGTTTCTAACTCGTCGTCAACAGCAAAAAGAAACGCAACAAAGTGCCATTCTCAACCCCACAGGAAAACTCATTGACCAGTTTAAGCAATTCCTTCCCTTCTCCTTAACCAATGCCCAACAACGGGTGGTGAGTGATATTTTACAAGACTTAAATTCGGAAACTCCTATGAACCGACTGGTACAAGGGGATGTGGGGTCAGGGAAAACCGTTGTTGCTGTATTTGCGATTCTCGCTGCCATTCAGTCAGGATATCAAGCGGCGTTAATGGCCCCCACAGAAGTTCTTGCTGAACAACATTATCGCAAATTAGTGGGTTGGTTTAACTTATTACATTTGCCTGTAGAACTCCTCACAGGGTCAACGAAAACGGCAAAGCGTCGCGAGATTCATCAGCAATTAGAAACGGGAGAACTACCGCTTTTAGTGGGAACTCATGCCTTAATTCAAGATACCGTCAATTTTCAACGTTTAGGCTTAGTCGTCATTGATGAACAACATCGGTTTGGGGTACAACAACGGGCGCGGTTATTAGATAAGGGTCATTCTCCCCATGTTTTAAGTATGACAGCAACGCCTATTCCTCGTACGTTAGCGTTAACCCTGCATGGGGATTTAGATGTATCACAAATTGATGAGTTACCCCCCGGACGACAGGAAATTCAGACAACGGTTTTACAAGGCAAAGAACGCCGTCAAGCCTACGAATTAATCCGCCGCGAAATTGCCCAAGGAAGACAGGCTTATATTGTTCTCCCTTTAGTGGAAGAATCAGAAAAATTAGATGTTCGTTCGGCGATTGAAGAACAAGAAAGATTACAAGAAAGTGTGTTTCCTGAGTTTAATGTAGGCTTATTACATGGGCGCATGAGTTCCCAAGAAAAGGATGAGGCGTTAACAGCTTTTCGGGATAATGAAACGCAAATTATTGTCTCCACAACGGTAATTGAAGTGGGGGTCGATGTTCCCAATGCAACCGTGATGTTAATTGAAAATGCGGAACGATTTGGCTTATCGCAATTACACCAATTAAGAGGAAGAGTGGGACGAGGAGAAGAGAAGTCTTATTGTTTGTTAATTAGTGGGTCTAAAACAGATACGGCTAAACAAAGATTGGGGGTTTTAGAACAGTCGAGAGATGGCTTTTTTATTTCGGAAATGGATATGCGATTTCGGGGTCCTGGAGAAGTATTAGGGAAACGCCAGTCTGGATTACCTGATTTTGCTTTAGCCAGTTTAGTTGAGGATCAAGAGGTGTTAGTTTTAGCTAGAGAAGCTGCGGAAAAATTGGTCTTTGTGGATAAAAGTTTAGAGGATTATCCCCTTTTAGAAGAAGAATTAGAACGACGCTATCGGAAGTTAATGGGTAGCACTATTTTAGCTTAA
- the bioU gene encoding (S)-8-amino-7-oxononanoate synthase BioU codes for MATMKIGILGFGGLGQAAAHILTSKQEMEWVAVADQKGFAYDETGLEVKACQDSYRQQGSVGSLENIGTLSSTSIRDLMRQYPVDGYFLALPNLPNTFMGSVVREFIDAGWQGVLVDALKRTSAMEILLDMREELQAAGITYLTGCGATPGLLTAAATVAAQSYAEIHAVNVTFGVGIANWEAYRATIREDIAHMPGYTVEQAKAMTDEEVAKLLDQTDGILKLENMEHADDLMLELAGICPRDRVSVGGVVDTRNAKKPLSTNVQVTGRTFEGKISTHTFTLGDETSMAANVCGTAFGYLKAGLEFQQRGWSGLLTAADIMPKFVH; via the coding sequence ATGGCAACAATGAAAATTGGTATTTTAGGCTTTGGTGGTTTAGGACAAGCAGCTGCTCACATTTTAACCTCGAAACAGGAAATGGAATGGGTGGCGGTGGCAGATCAAAAAGGATTTGCTTATGATGAGACAGGATTAGAAGTTAAGGCTTGTCAAGACAGTTATCGCCAACAAGGATCAGTGGGTAGTTTAGAGAATATTGGCACGCTTTCTAGTACCAGTATTCGGGATTTAATGCGTCAGTATCCTGTTGATGGTTATTTTCTTGCCCTTCCCAACTTACCGAATACGTTTATGGGTTCGGTGGTGAGAGAGTTTATTGATGCGGGTTGGCAAGGGGTTTTAGTGGATGCCCTCAAGCGCACCAGTGCTATGGAAATTTTACTCGATATGAGAGAGGAGTTACAAGCTGCTGGCATTACTTACCTCACTGGTTGTGGCGCAACTCCTGGACTTTTAACCGCCGCTGCTACTGTGGCTGCCCAAAGCTATGCAGAAATTCACGCCGTCAATGTCACTTTCGGTGTCGGGATTGCCAATTGGGAAGCGTATCGGGCAACGATTCGTGAAGATATTGCCCATATGCCTGGTTATACGGTGGAACAAGCGAAAGCCATGACGGATGAAGAGGTAGCCAAGTTGTTAGATCAAACTGATGGCATTTTGAAGCTAGAAAATATGGAACACGCCGATGATCTGATGTTAGAGTTGGCAGGAATTTGTCCGCGCGATCGCGTTTCGGTTGGTGGGGTTGTGGATACTCGTAATGCAAAAAAACCCCTTAGTACCAATGTTCAAGTAACAGGACGCACTTTTGAAGGCAAAATCTCTACTCATACTTTTACCCTTGGTGATGAAACTAGCATGGCTGCCAATGTCTGCGGAACCGCTTTTGGCTATCTCAAAGCTGGACTAGAATTTCAGCAACGGGGTTGGTCGGGACTTTTGACCGCTGCTGATATCATGCCCAAATTTGTCCATTAA
- a CDS encoding ABC-F family ATP-binding cassette domain-containing protein produces the protein MSIFTLKSVQKDFGIKEILRDATFSIDETDKVGLIGTNGSGKSTLLKMLAGLEPIDSGELIKNQNARSVYLPQQPEVDENNTVLEQVLASSGEQIKLIKEYENLSEKLASDPNNNQLLSRFSTVTQQMDAMGTWELETQAQIILDKLGLHDFHTPVKNLSGGERKRVALTAALLSDPDVLLMDEPTNHLDADSVEWLQNYLNNFRGALLLITHDRYFLDRVTNRILEIDRADLYNYDGNYSYYLEKKGEIEAAEASHRQKYKTVLRRELAWLKQGPKARSTKQKARIKAIDELKNTEFKEEKGKVDISTPTRRIGKKVIEVENISKSYKNQTLIKDFTYEFSPNDRIGIIGKNGAGKSTLMDIVTGRVEPDTGKVDIGGTIHIGYFDQHSENLLQAKNENQRVIEYLKDIAEYVKTADGTLITASQMLERFLFPPNQQYIPLHKLSGGERRRLFLLKVLMSAPNVLILDEPTNDLDVQTLSVLEDYLEEFNGCVITVSHDRYFLDRTVNQIFAFTEGGNIKLYPGNYSTYLDYKQAEEAEKNSEKSVTKTEKTKSKTNRKAKKQPLQKSRRLSNWERKELEELETKIPQMEAEKEELEQTMYTIPAEKYSELQKLSEQVASLEESIETATNRWLELAEKEE, from the coding sequence ATGTCAATTTTTACCCTCAAATCTGTTCAAAAAGACTTTGGAATTAAAGAAATTTTACGGGATGCAACGTTTAGCATTGATGAAACGGATAAAGTCGGGTTAATTGGTACTAATGGTTCTGGGAAATCCACGCTTCTTAAAATGTTAGCAGGACTAGAACCGATTGATAGTGGAGAATTGATCAAAAATCAAAATGCGCGATCAGTTTATCTTCCCCAACAACCAGAAGTTGATGAAAATAACACCGTTTTAGAACAAGTTTTAGCCAGTAGTGGCGAACAAATTAAACTGATTAAAGAATACGAAAATCTCTCTGAAAAACTAGCCAGTGATCCCAATAATAATCAACTACTATCTCGCTTTTCTACAGTCACTCAACAAATGGATGCCATGGGAACATGGGAGTTAGAAACCCAAGCCCAGATTATATTAGATAAATTAGGATTACATGATTTTCATACCCCCGTTAAAAACTTATCAGGAGGAGAACGGAAACGAGTCGCGTTAACCGCTGCTTTACTCTCTGATCCTGATGTTTTATTAATGGACGAACCCACTAACCATTTAGACGCTGACTCTGTGGAATGGCTACAAAACTATTTAAATAACTTTCGCGGTGCCTTATTATTAATCACTCATGATCGTTACTTTTTAGATCGCGTTACCAATCGCATTTTAGAAATTGATCGCGCTGATTTGTATAACTATGATGGCAATTATTCTTATTACTTAGAGAAAAAAGGAGAAATTGAAGCGGCTGAAGCTAGTCACCGACAAAAATATAAAACTGTGTTAAGACGAGAACTAGCATGGTTAAAACAGGGGCCAAAAGCAAGAAGTACAAAACAAAAAGCCCGTATTAAAGCCATTGACGAACTAAAAAATACAGAATTTAAAGAAGAAAAAGGAAAAGTTGATATTTCTACCCCGACTCGTCGTATTGGGAAGAAAGTTATTGAAGTAGAGAATATCAGTAAATCTTATAAAAATCAAACCTTAATTAAAGATTTCACCTATGAATTTAGTCCTAATGATCGCATTGGGATTATTGGCAAAAATGGGGCTGGAAAATCTACTTTAATGGATATTGTAACGGGTCGTGTTGAACCTGATACAGGAAAAGTTGATATCGGCGGAACCATTCATATCGGTTACTTTGATCAGCATTCTGAGAACCTTCTTCAAGCGAAAAATGAAAATCAGCGTGTCATTGAATACCTTAAAGACATTGCAGAATATGTCAAAACCGCAGATGGAACATTAATCACCGCCTCGCAAATGTTGGAACGATTTTTATTTCCACCGAACCAACAATATATTCCCTTACATAAACTCTCTGGCGGTGAAAGAAGACGCTTATTTCTGCTGAAAGTCTTAATGAGTGCGCCCAATGTTTTAATTTTAGACGAACCCACCAATGATTTAGATGTCCAAACCTTAAGTGTGTTAGAAGACTATCTCGAAGAATTTAACGGCTGCGTGATTACTGTTTCTCATGATCGCTATTTTCTAGATCGAACAGTTAATCAAATTTTCGCCTTTACTGAGGGAGGAAATATTAAACTTTACCCTGGTAATTATTCCACCTATTTAGATTATAAGCAAGCTGAAGAGGCAGAAAAAAACTCAGAAAAATCTGTCACTAAAACAGAAAAAACGAAATCTAAAACCAATAGAAAAGCAAAAAAACAACCTTTACAAAAATCTCGCCGTCTCTCCAATTGGGAAAGAAAAGAGTTAGAAGAACTAGAAACAAAAATTCCTCAAATGGAAGCAGAAAAAGAAGAATTAGAACAAACTATGTACACCATTCCTGCGGAAAAATATAGTGAATTGCAAAAGTTATCGGAACAAGTGGCTAGTTTAGAAGAGTCTATTGAAACCGCAACGAATCGCTGGTTAGAATTAGCAGAGAAGGAAGAATAA
- a CDS encoding DUF1257 domain-containing protein, which translates to MSHFSQIKTQIRNLSSLQEALNDLGIDWKQGPATVRGYQGQTHSAEVVIPQENQYDVGFRWNGNEYELVADLQYWQQPLTVNGFLNQVSQRYAYHTVKNTTSAEGFQVAEEQKNEDGSIRLVVQRWSA; encoded by the coding sequence ATGTCACATTTTAGCCAAATCAAAACCCAAATTCGCAATCTCTCTTCCTTACAAGAGGCCCTCAATGATTTAGGAATCGACTGGAAACAGGGGCCAGCAACTGTTCGCGGCTATCAGGGGCAAACTCATAGCGCAGAAGTTGTCATTCCTCAAGAAAATCAATATGATGTTGGCTTCCGTTGGAATGGCAACGAATACGAACTAGTTGCTGACTTACAGTATTGGCAACAGCCGTTAACCGTTAATGGTTTCCTCAACCAAGTTAGCCAACGCTATGCTTACCACACGGTTAAAAATACAACCTCTGCCGAGGGGTTTCAAGTGGCTGAAGAACAAAAAAATGAAGATGGTTCCATTCGCCTTGTTGTTCAACGCTGGAGTGCGTAA
- the tsf gene encoding translation elongation factor Ts codes for MAEISAKLVKELREKTSAGMMDCKKALAETDGDITKAMEWLRQKGITSAEKKQGRAASEGIIDSYIHTGGRIGVLVEVNCETDFVARREEFQTLVRDIAMQIAAYGNVEYVSTDDVPQEIVEKEKEIEKGREDLQGKPDEIKEKIVSGRIDKRLKEVSLLDQPFIKDQSITVEEYIKQGIATLGENIQVRRFSRFVLGEGKDDEQSSEE; via the coding sequence ATGGCGGAAATCTCAGCAAAACTGGTTAAAGAACTGCGGGAAAAAACTAGCGCAGGCATGATGGACTGTAAAAAAGCCCTTGCCGAAACCGATGGCGATATCACGAAGGCAATGGAGTGGTTGCGACAAAAAGGCATCACCTCCGCCGAGAAAAAGCAAGGACGGGCTGCTAGCGAAGGGATTATTGATAGTTATATCCACACTGGGGGACGCATTGGGGTCTTAGTGGAAGTTAACTGCGAAACTGACTTTGTGGCCCGTCGTGAAGAGTTCCAAACTCTGGTACGAGATATTGCGATGCAGATTGCTGCTTATGGGAATGTGGAGTATGTTTCCACTGATGATGTTCCCCAAGAAATCGTAGAAAAAGAAAAGGAAATTGAAAAAGGGCGCGAAGATTTACAGGGAAAACCTGACGAGATTAAAGAAAAAATTGTCTCAGGACGGATTGATAAGCGCTTAAAAGAAGTTTCCTTATTAGATCAGCCCTTTATTAAAGATCAGAGTATCACTGTCGAAGAATATATTAAGCAAGGAATTGCCACTTTAGGAGAGAATATTCAAGTTAGACGCTTCTCTCGGTTTGTGTTAGGAGAAGGGAAAGACGACGAACAATCTTCTGAAGAGTAA
- the rpsB gene encoding 30S ribosomal protein S2 has translation MAVITLRELLESGVHFGHQTRRWHPAMRPYIYTARNGVHIIDLVQTAQLMEEAYSYLQDASAKGRKVLFVGTKRQAAGIIAQEAERCGAFYVNQRWLGGMLTNWETIKTRVERLKELERLKESGAMARRPKKEAAVLGRELEKLQKYLGGIKLMRRLPDIVVIVDQRREHNAIMECQKLGIPIISMLDTNCDPALVDIPIPANDDAIRSVKLIMGKLANAIYEGRHGELDMETEAEYEELEEGIESDEYEEDEEEMTSDYDSEMVAASDTEGEQN, from the coding sequence ATGGCAGTTATTACCCTCAGAGAATTACTAGAGTCTGGTGTTCACTTTGGACACCAAACCCGTCGTTGGCATCCCGCCATGCGTCCTTATATTTACACCGCACGCAATGGCGTTCATATCATTGACTTAGTGCAAACTGCACAGTTAATGGAGGAAGCCTATAGTTATCTCCAAGATGCTTCGGCAAAAGGACGGAAAGTCTTATTTGTGGGAACAAAACGCCAAGCGGCAGGAATTATTGCCCAAGAAGCGGAACGATGTGGGGCCTTTTATGTGAACCAACGTTGGTTAGGGGGAATGCTGACCAACTGGGAAACCATTAAAACCCGTGTGGAACGTCTCAAAGAATTAGAACGTCTCAAAGAAAGTGGGGCAATGGCGCGTCGTCCGAAAAAAGAAGCAGCTGTATTAGGACGAGAACTAGAAAAACTGCAAAAATATCTCGGTGGCATTAAATTGATGCGTCGCCTTCCTGACATTGTGGTTATTGTTGACCAGCGCCGTGAACACAATGCCATCATGGAATGTCAAAAATTAGGCATTCCCATTATTTCTATGCTAGATACGAACTGTGACCCGGCATTAGTGGATATTCCCATTCCCGCCAATGACGATGCGATTCGTTCGGTGAAATTAATTATGGGTAAACTCGCTAATGCCATTTATGAAGGTCGTCATGGTGAACTCGACATGGAAACCGAAGCAGAGTACGAGGAATTAGAAGAAGGAATTGAGAGTGATGAGTATGAAGAGGATGAAGAAGAAATGACCTCTGACTATGACTCTGAAATGGTAGCAGCAAGTGACACCGAAGGTGAACAAAACTAA
- a CDS encoding DUF6464 family protein, with protein sequence MELDSLPTEIILTDTRQSLGKIYLDSKPQPGQHIEIHGETYRILERHHHYQYRVGGYKLDKMSVYVQPAQPPEEATYLEGKWVIGDITCQYNARSELLRCAVNPNGPCQGCPFYEPIKD encoded by the coding sequence ATGGAGTTAGATTCACTTCCCACTGAGATTATTCTCACCGATACCCGCCAGTCTTTAGGAAAAATTTACCTTGACTCAAAACCACAGCCTGGACAACATATTGAGATTCATGGGGAGACCTATCGCATTCTGGAACGTCACCACCATTATCAATACCGAGTTGGTGGCTATAAATTAGACAAGATGTCGGTTTATGTGCAACCAGCCCAACCCCCAGAGGAAGCCACTTATTTAGAAGGAAAATGGGTAATTGGCGATATTACTTGTCAGTATAACGCGCGATCAGAACTTTTACGCTGTGCAGTAAATCCCAATGGCCCCTGTCAAGGATGTCCATTTTACGAACCTATTAAGGATTAA
- a CDS encoding alpha/beta fold hydrolase, translated as MTQSLTQEISLTREYWQWQGYKTVYTVQGEGQPLLLIHGFGASVGHWRKNIPMLADAGYKVFAIDLLGFGGSDKPALDYSVELWQQQLYDFWEAKINEPTVFVGNSIGGLLTLMMLTQYPEISTGGVLINCAGGLNHRPEELQFPLNVIMGTFTQLVATPGLGKFVFNQVRRKSRIRNTLKQVYRDRAAITDELVDLLYQPSCDPGAHKVFASVLTAPAGPKPKDLLPQVQCPLLVLWGEDDPWTPISGAKIYQDRSESDSQVEFYPIPQAGHCAHDEKPEAVNELIINWLLDRQ; from the coding sequence ATGACCCAATCACTTACTCAGGAAATCAGCTTAACGAGAGAATATTGGCAGTGGCAAGGATATAAAACTGTTTATACAGTACAAGGGGAAGGACAGCCATTATTATTAATTCATGGTTTTGGGGCTTCTGTGGGGCATTGGCGGAAAAATATCCCCATGCTTGCTGATGCTGGCTACAAAGTCTTTGCTATTGACTTATTGGGCTTTGGGGGCTCAGATAAGCCTGCTTTAGACTATAGCGTTGAGTTGTGGCAACAGCAACTCTATGATTTCTGGGAAGCGAAAATTAATGAACCCACAGTGTTTGTCGGAAACTCGATTGGTGGGTTATTAACCTTGATGATGCTTACCCAATATCCTGAAATTAGTACAGGTGGGGTTTTAATTAATTGTGCTGGGGGATTAAATCATCGTCCTGAGGAGTTACAATTTCCCTTAAATGTCATTATGGGAACCTTTACCCAATTAGTGGCAACCCCTGGCCTTGGCAAATTTGTCTTTAATCAAGTCAGACGGAAATCTCGCATTCGGAATACCTTAAAACAAGTTTATCGCGATCGCGCTGCCATTACCGATGAACTGGTAGATTTATTATATCAACCCTCTTGTGACCCAGGGGCGCACAAAGTTTTTGCCTCAGTATTAACTGCCCCAGCTGGCCCCAAACCGAAGGATTTATTACCGCAAGTGCAATGTCCTTTACTGGTATTATGGGGAGAAGATGACCCTTGGACTCCTATTAGTGGCGCAAAAATTTATCAAGATCGAAGTGAGAGTGACTCGCAAGTAGAATTTTATCCTATCCCCCAAGCGGGACACTGCGCCCATGATGAGAAGCCTGAAGCAGTGAATGAGTTAATAATCAACTGGTTACTAGATCGCCAGTAA
- a CDS encoding ferredoxin, whose product MSDSQNPQRSGLEPELGGILRHNPNRSGFEPELGGQFREKGVYVDELTCIGCKHCAHTAQNTFYIEPEYGRARAIRQDGDPEEVIQEAIDTCPVNCIHWVDYTELKKLEAERQFQVIPVAGFPVSKGVIAAQQRRLQQKKKQS is encoded by the coding sequence ATGTCTGATTCACAAAATCCCCAACGGTCTGGCTTAGAGCCAGAATTGGGTGGTATTTTACGCCATAACCCGAACCGCTCAGGGTTTGAACCAGAATTGGGCGGACAATTTCGGGAAAAAGGAGTCTATGTGGATGAGTTAACCTGTATTGGGTGTAAACATTGCGCTCATACCGCACAGAATACCTTTTATATTGAACCTGAGTATGGACGAGCGCGGGCAATTCGTCAAGATGGTGATCCTGAAGAGGTGATCCAAGAGGCGATTGATACCTGTCCTGTAAATTGCATCCATTGGGTTGACTATACCGAGTTGAAAAAACTCGAAGCAGAACGTCAATTCCAGGTTATTCCAGTTGCTGGCTTTCCTGTCAGTAAGGGCGTAATTGCTGCCCAACAAAGACGCTTACAACAAAAAAAGAAACAGTCCTAG
- a CDS encoding tetratricopeptide repeat protein — protein sequence MKLRFLLKVLLLSFGIVLSALGANLAGAQAPFQNPLKVEEIEDPLLPSPPIQRSLSPLEQLRLQQQLEELNRRARATYEDGNVDEAFNIWYRELRLRQELEVSKEVEALARVGEVAWRENRSEDLRNIRQRLSNIETTAQENNHRELLQQVAESYERMRVNDRAIAVYNFLLEDSENPRPLLENIASLYESRFQYDQAAETYEKLLAMAEAQNNARAEINYLRRLRSLYEQANNPEKGITTKERLASIYQQQNNEQPLPSLFFSLGEDYQEMGRFNAASNAYEQAYRRAWSQQKYAIASNALENLAQLYRRDESLETTLNIYEQLLIVQERATDYYGLMMTYNKIGEIHQQRDRDQQALSAFENALELARSLSYQEAYFQEKINNLI from the coding sequence ATGAAATTACGATTTTTGCTAAAAGTTTTATTGCTTAGTTTTGGTATTGTTTTATCGGCACTGGGAGCTAATTTAGCTGGGGCGCAAGCTCCTTTTCAAAATCCTTTAAAAGTAGAGGAAATTGAAGATCCATTACTACCTAGTCCGCCAATTCAACGTTCTTTAAGCCCTTTAGAGCAGTTAAGATTACAACAACAATTAGAAGAATTAAATCGCCGTGCTAGAGCAACTTATGAAGACGGAAATGTTGATGAAGCCTTTAATATTTGGTATCGGGAATTAAGGTTACGTCAAGAGCTTGAGGTTTCTAAGGAAGTGGAAGCCTTAGCAAGAGTGGGAGAAGTTGCTTGGCGTGAAAACCGTTCTGAGGATTTACGAAATATTCGACAACGACTAAGCAATATTGAAACTACTGCCCAAGAGAATAATCACCGTGAATTGTTACAACAAGTAGCAGAAAGTTATGAAAGAATGCGAGTCAACGATCGCGCGATCGCGGTTTATAATTTTTTACTAGAAGATAGTGAAAATCCGCGCCCTTTGTTAGAAAATATTGCCAGTCTCTACGAATCTCGCTTTCAGTATGACCAAGCAGCAGAAACTTATGAAAAGCTTTTAGCAATGGCTGAGGCTCAAAATAATGCTAGAGCAGAAATTAATTATCTCCGCCGTTTAAGAAGTTTATATGAACAGGCGAATAATCCTGAGAAAGGAATTACCACAAAGGAGCGTTTAGCTAGCATATACCAACAGCAAAATAATGAGCAACCCCTTCCCTCTCTCTTCTTTTCTTTAGGAGAAGATTATCAAGAAATGGGACGGTTTAATGCTGCCAGTAATGCCTATGAGCAAGCTTATCGTCGTGCTTGGTCGCAACAAAAATACGCGATCGCGTCAAACGCACTAGAAAATCTAGCACAGTTATACCGCCGTGATGAATCTTTAGAAACAACTCTCAATATTTATGAGCAATTATTAATTGTCCAAGAAAGAGCTACTGATTATTATGGTTTGATGATGACCTATAATAAAATTGGAGAAATTCATCAACAGCGCGATCGCGATCAGCAAGCCCTTTCTGCATTTGAAAATGCCCTAGAGTTAGCACGATCTTTGAGTTATCAAGAAGCCTACTTTCAGGAAAAAATCAATAATTTAATCTAA
- a CDS encoding DUF2997 domain-containing protein — protein sequence MSMETLEFVIHPDGRVQEKVTGIIGNSCTEVTAKIESQLGQVVSQETTSEYFAQNTLDSTTTTTQSHVTSW from the coding sequence ATGAGCATGGAAACTTTAGAATTTGTCATTCACCCTGATGGGCGAGTACAAGAGAAAGTAACAGGCATTATCGGAAACTCTTGTACTGAGGTCACAGCCAAGATTGAATCTCAACTGGGACAAGTCGTTTCACAGGAAACAACCTCGGAATATTTCGCCCAAAATACTCTCGACTCTACCACAACGACGACGCAATCTCACGTCACTTCTTGGTAA